The proteins below are encoded in one region of Oryzias melastigma strain HK-1 linkage group LG7, ASM292280v2, whole genome shotgun sequence:
- the tlr9 gene encoding toll-like receptor 9 isoform X1: MALVTTSFILFHLFTFGNTINTKFLPCDANMNSTSVDCSFRPLKITPLFQASSVLEINLSYTKISYVGRHAFAGVPNLSTLKLMGNCPPERLRALESKKCRVEIHRDAFKSLKNLTSLYLSDNSMSSIPLLPATLQFLDLQLNCIVNIIHPLNTPNLQTLLLTKNCFYANPCNQSFYISEKVFKELPNLKSLSLGYNNLTSVPKGLPPSLTSLDLRENTITEVLKGAFSHLTYLKTLILEWNCQRCDHAARPCFPCPNNLPLHLHPEAFYSENSSISFLSLRGNSLKTIPPGLFKHLKRLKGLDLSDNLLAYEIRNGTFFRELTGLTWISLIYNYEPLKTFSELILSPHISKISGLHSLLLSGNFFLRLSKDSFKVLSKLQNLSKLELRMNFISACNLTSLSQLPSLTEVDLSQNMLNFLPCYSESSSGTLLTTQESCQNPNLYTDYVHDQLPIVVDREKTSRVWKPNQPHLPEMEENNEFKMQQPWDFKKKLCHQKLSFDLSQNDLLSLNKRVFMGLENVGCLDLSFNYMSQTLRGGMFDGMKKLVFLNMSFNRLDLYDAHAFSELKSTLKLLDVSNNDFHFKMRGMGHRFWFLKNLTNLEVLSLANNGIGMRIDQRLLSNSLKYLYFSGNHLDIMWGSENKYTHFFQNLTKLTYLDISNNGLKSVSPQELINLPISIKGLSISNNLLKYFPWQNISTLSNLCHLYLNRNFLTYLPPNGTHFGPHFSLLDLSHNRFTFIPEDFFSKATSLKYLYLNHNQIKALSSQHLPALFKNGSSLDELALHDNPFKCDCDTSWLADFLRTTSIQIPHLTTHVRCEFPESQQGKHLLSMDQRSCQDIYGSLAFVVCSLFTVMLTVVPLLKHLYGWDVWYCLQVLWAGHKGYSQLPGKDSCHHYDAFVVFDTRNGAVRDWVYNELTVNLERSGNRRFSLCLEERDWIPGISCIDNLHMAVKNSGKTVFVLARGAHGAEMINGVMQQAFFMVQQRLLDEKMDTAVLVLLDEMFPKLKYLQLRKRLCRKSVLSWPRNPKAQPLFWNQMRIALALDNLKLYDRNMSESFM; this comes from the exons ATG GCATTGGTGACAACTTCTTTCATCCTTTTCCACCTTTTTACTTTTGGAAACACAATAAATACCAAATTTTTACCATGTGATGCTAACATGAATTCTACCTCCGTGGACTGCTCCTTCAGACCTCTCAAGATTACACCTTTGTTTCAAGCTTCCTCTGTTTTGGAAATCAATTTGAGCTACACCAAGATCAGTTACGTGGGGCGTCATGCATTTGCTGGTGTTCCAAACCTTAGCACTTTAAAACTAATGGGTAATTGTCCCCCTGAAAGACTGAGAGCGTTGGAGAGCAAAAAATGCAGAGTCGAGATTCACCGAGACGCTTTcaaaagccttaaaaatctcACGTCTCTTTATCTGTCAGACAACAGCATGAGCTCCATTCCTTTGTTACCTGCAACTCTCCAGTTTCTCGATCTTCAGCTCAATTGCATTGTTAACATTATCCACCCTTTAAACACTCCAAATCTTCAAACACTCCTACTTACCAAGAACTGTTTTTATGCAAACCCCTGCAACCAGTCCTTTTACATTAGTGAGAAAGTTTTCAAAGAACTCCCTAATTTGAAAAGTCTGTCATTGGGGTACAATAATTTGACATCTGTCCCCAAAGGACTACCACCGTCTCTGACAAGTTTGGATCTGAGAGAGAACACGATCACGGAAGTCTTAAAAGGAGCTTTTTCCCATTTGACTTACCTCAAAACTTTGATTTTGGAGTGGAACTGTCAACGCTGTGATCATGCTGCACGGCCCTGTTTCCCCTGTCCAAACAACCTCCCTCTTCATCTGCATCCAGAGGCATTTTATTCCGAGAACAGCTCCATTTCCTTTTTAAGCTTGAGGGGAAATTCTCTAAAAACAATTCCTCCTGGCCTTTTCAAGCATTTGAAAAGATTAAAAGGACTGGATCTTTCTGACAACCTTTTAGCATATGAAATCCGAAATGGGACTTTCTTTAGAGAGCTCACAGGTCTCACTTGGATTAGCCTGATCTATAACTACGAACCACTAAAGACGTTTTCAGAACTGATCCTGTCCCCTCACATTAGCAAGATATCTGGTCTTCATAGTCTCCTGCTGAGCGGCAACTTTTTCCTCAGACTTTCAAAAGACAGTTTCAAAGTTCTATCTAAACTACAGAATCTGTCAAAACTGGAACTGAGAATGAACTTCATTAGTGCATGTAACCTGACCTCCCTGAGCCAGCTGCCATCTCTCACAGAAGTGGACCTCTCCCAAAACATGCTCAATTTCCTCCCATGCTATTCAGAGTCCTCATCTGGGACTCTCCTGACAACACAGGAGAGCTGTCAAAACCCAAACTTGTACACAGATTATGTTCACGACCAACTTCCCATTGTGGTGGATCGAGAAAAGACTTCAAGAGTGTGGAAACCCAACCAGCCACATTTGCCCGAAATGGaggaaaataatgaatttaaaatgcaacaacCATGGGatttcaaaaaaaaactttgccaTCAAAAGCTATCGTTTGATCTGTCCCAGAATGACCTTTTGTCACTAAACAAAAGGGTTTTTATGGGACTGGAGAATGTTGGTTGTCTAGatctttcttttaattatatgaGCCAGACATTGAGAGGTGGGATGTTTGATGGCATGAAAAAGTTGGTGTTTCTTAACATGTCCTTTAATAGACTTGATCTTTATGATGCTCATGCTTTCAGTGAACTCAAGTCCACTCTGAAGCTATTAGATGTTAGCAACAATgactttcatttcaaaatgaggGGCATGGGCCATCGTTTCTGGTTTCTTAAAAACCTAACAAACTTGGAAGTGCTGAGTCTGGCAAACAATGGTATTGGGATGCGAATAGATCAAAGGCTGCTCAGCAACTCTTTGAAGTACCTGTACTTTAGTGGAAACCATCTTGACATCATGTGGGGCTCTGAAAACAAGTATacccatttttttcaaaacctgaCAAAGCTCACTTACTTGGACATATCAAACAATGGTCTGAAGTCAGTCTCACCACAAGAACTGATCAACCTTCCAATAAGCATCAAGGGGCTCAGCATCAGCAACAATTTACTTAAATATTTTCCCTGGCAAAACATCTCAACACTTAGCAATTTATGCCACTTATACCTGAATAGAAACTTTCTGACCTATTTGCCACCAAATGGAACACATTTTGGACCTCATTTTTCCCTTCTGGACCTCAGTCACAATCGTTTTACTTTTATTCCTGAGGATTTCTTCAGCAAGGCCACGTCCTTGAAGTATCTATATCTCAATCACAATCAGATCAAGGCGTTGAGCAGTCAGCATCTTCCTGCCCTCTTCAAAAATGGGAGCTCTCTTGATGAACTCGCCCTCCACGATAACCCCTTCAAATGTGATTGTGACACATCTTGGCTTGCAGATTTCTTGCGCACCACCTCCATTCAGATTCCCCATCTGACCACTCATGTACGCTGTGAATTCCCAGAGTCCCAGCAGGGAAAGCATCTACTGTCCATGGACCAGCGCTCCTGTCAAGACATTTATGGCAGCTTGGCCTTCGTGGTCTGTTCATTATTCACTGTGATGCTTACTGTTGTTCCTCTGCTGAAGCATCTGTATGGCTGGGATGTGTGGTACTGCTTACAGGTGCTGTGGGCTGGACACAAAGGATACTCTCAACTGCCTGGAAAAGATTCCTGTCATCACTATgatgcttttgttgtgtttgacaCCAGGAATGGGGCAGTAAGGGACTGGGTCTACAATGAACTGACTGTTAATCTGGAGAGATCTGGAAACAGAAGATTTTCCCTTTGTTTGGAGGAAAGAGATTGGATTCCTGGAATTTCATGTATCGACAACCTACATATGGCTGTCAAGAACAGTGGGAAGACGGTTTTTGTGCTAGCCAGAGGTGCACATGGAGCTGAGATGATAAATGGTGTGATGCAGCAGGCTTTCTTCATGGTTCAACAAAGGCTTCTGGATGAGAAG ATGGATACAGCCGTGCTGGTTCTATTGGATGAGATGTTTCCGAAACTCAAGTACCTTCAACTGCGAAAGAGACTGTGCAGAAAATCTGTGCTGTCCTGGCCAAGAAATCCCAAGGCTCAACCTCTTTTCTGGAATCAAATGAGGATTGCACTGGCTTTAGATAACCTGAAACTGTATGATAGGAACATGAGTGAAAGCTTTATGTAA
- the tlr9 gene encoding toll-like receptor 9 isoform X2 encodes MNSTSVDCSFRPLKITPLFQASSVLEINLSYTKISYVGRHAFAGVPNLSTLKLMGNCPPERLRALESKKCRVEIHRDAFKSLKNLTSLYLSDNSMSSIPLLPATLQFLDLQLNCIVNIIHPLNTPNLQTLLLTKNCFYANPCNQSFYISEKVFKELPNLKSLSLGYNNLTSVPKGLPPSLTSLDLRENTITEVLKGAFSHLTYLKTLILEWNCQRCDHAARPCFPCPNNLPLHLHPEAFYSENSSISFLSLRGNSLKTIPPGLFKHLKRLKGLDLSDNLLAYEIRNGTFFRELTGLTWISLIYNYEPLKTFSELILSPHISKISGLHSLLLSGNFFLRLSKDSFKVLSKLQNLSKLELRMNFISACNLTSLSQLPSLTEVDLSQNMLNFLPCYSESSSGTLLTTQESCQNPNLYTDYVHDQLPIVVDREKTSRVWKPNQPHLPEMEENNEFKMQQPWDFKKKLCHQKLSFDLSQNDLLSLNKRVFMGLENVGCLDLSFNYMSQTLRGGMFDGMKKLVFLNMSFNRLDLYDAHAFSELKSTLKLLDVSNNDFHFKMRGMGHRFWFLKNLTNLEVLSLANNGIGMRIDQRLLSNSLKYLYFSGNHLDIMWGSENKYTHFFQNLTKLTYLDISNNGLKSVSPQELINLPISIKGLSISNNLLKYFPWQNISTLSNLCHLYLNRNFLTYLPPNGTHFGPHFSLLDLSHNRFTFIPEDFFSKATSLKYLYLNHNQIKALSSQHLPALFKNGSSLDELALHDNPFKCDCDTSWLADFLRTTSIQIPHLTTHVRCEFPESQQGKHLLSMDQRSCQDIYGSLAFVVCSLFTVMLTVVPLLKHLYGWDVWYCLQVLWAGHKGYSQLPGKDSCHHYDAFVVFDTRNGAVRDWVYNELTVNLERSGNRRFSLCLEERDWIPGISCIDNLHMAVKNSGKTVFVLARGAHGAEMINGVMQQAFFMVQQRLLDEKMDTAVLVLLDEMFPKLKYLQLRKRLCRKSVLSWPRNPKAQPLFWNQMRIALALDNLKLYDRNMSESFM; translated from the exons ATGAATTCTACCTCCGTGGACTGCTCCTTCAGACCTCTCAAGATTACACCTTTGTTTCAAGCTTCCTCTGTTTTGGAAATCAATTTGAGCTACACCAAGATCAGTTACGTGGGGCGTCATGCATTTGCTGGTGTTCCAAACCTTAGCACTTTAAAACTAATGGGTAATTGTCCCCCTGAAAGACTGAGAGCGTTGGAGAGCAAAAAATGCAGAGTCGAGATTCACCGAGACGCTTTcaaaagccttaaaaatctcACGTCTCTTTATCTGTCAGACAACAGCATGAGCTCCATTCCTTTGTTACCTGCAACTCTCCAGTTTCTCGATCTTCAGCTCAATTGCATTGTTAACATTATCCACCCTTTAAACACTCCAAATCTTCAAACACTCCTACTTACCAAGAACTGTTTTTATGCAAACCCCTGCAACCAGTCCTTTTACATTAGTGAGAAAGTTTTCAAAGAACTCCCTAATTTGAAAAGTCTGTCATTGGGGTACAATAATTTGACATCTGTCCCCAAAGGACTACCACCGTCTCTGACAAGTTTGGATCTGAGAGAGAACACGATCACGGAAGTCTTAAAAGGAGCTTTTTCCCATTTGACTTACCTCAAAACTTTGATTTTGGAGTGGAACTGTCAACGCTGTGATCATGCTGCACGGCCCTGTTTCCCCTGTCCAAACAACCTCCCTCTTCATCTGCATCCAGAGGCATTTTATTCCGAGAACAGCTCCATTTCCTTTTTAAGCTTGAGGGGAAATTCTCTAAAAACAATTCCTCCTGGCCTTTTCAAGCATTTGAAAAGATTAAAAGGACTGGATCTTTCTGACAACCTTTTAGCATATGAAATCCGAAATGGGACTTTCTTTAGAGAGCTCACAGGTCTCACTTGGATTAGCCTGATCTATAACTACGAACCACTAAAGACGTTTTCAGAACTGATCCTGTCCCCTCACATTAGCAAGATATCTGGTCTTCATAGTCTCCTGCTGAGCGGCAACTTTTTCCTCAGACTTTCAAAAGACAGTTTCAAAGTTCTATCTAAACTACAGAATCTGTCAAAACTGGAACTGAGAATGAACTTCATTAGTGCATGTAACCTGACCTCCCTGAGCCAGCTGCCATCTCTCACAGAAGTGGACCTCTCCCAAAACATGCTCAATTTCCTCCCATGCTATTCAGAGTCCTCATCTGGGACTCTCCTGACAACACAGGAGAGCTGTCAAAACCCAAACTTGTACACAGATTATGTTCACGACCAACTTCCCATTGTGGTGGATCGAGAAAAGACTTCAAGAGTGTGGAAACCCAACCAGCCACATTTGCCCGAAATGGaggaaaataatgaatttaaaatgcaacaacCATGGGatttcaaaaaaaaactttgccaTCAAAAGCTATCGTTTGATCTGTCCCAGAATGACCTTTTGTCACTAAACAAAAGGGTTTTTATGGGACTGGAGAATGTTGGTTGTCTAGatctttcttttaattatatgaGCCAGACATTGAGAGGTGGGATGTTTGATGGCATGAAAAAGTTGGTGTTTCTTAACATGTCCTTTAATAGACTTGATCTTTATGATGCTCATGCTTTCAGTGAACTCAAGTCCACTCTGAAGCTATTAGATGTTAGCAACAATgactttcatttcaaaatgaggGGCATGGGCCATCGTTTCTGGTTTCTTAAAAACCTAACAAACTTGGAAGTGCTGAGTCTGGCAAACAATGGTATTGGGATGCGAATAGATCAAAGGCTGCTCAGCAACTCTTTGAAGTACCTGTACTTTAGTGGAAACCATCTTGACATCATGTGGGGCTCTGAAAACAAGTATacccatttttttcaaaacctgaCAAAGCTCACTTACTTGGACATATCAAACAATGGTCTGAAGTCAGTCTCACCACAAGAACTGATCAACCTTCCAATAAGCATCAAGGGGCTCAGCATCAGCAACAATTTACTTAAATATTTTCCCTGGCAAAACATCTCAACACTTAGCAATTTATGCCACTTATACCTGAATAGAAACTTTCTGACCTATTTGCCACCAAATGGAACACATTTTGGACCTCATTTTTCCCTTCTGGACCTCAGTCACAATCGTTTTACTTTTATTCCTGAGGATTTCTTCAGCAAGGCCACGTCCTTGAAGTATCTATATCTCAATCACAATCAGATCAAGGCGTTGAGCAGTCAGCATCTTCCTGCCCTCTTCAAAAATGGGAGCTCTCTTGATGAACTCGCCCTCCACGATAACCCCTTCAAATGTGATTGTGACACATCTTGGCTTGCAGATTTCTTGCGCACCACCTCCATTCAGATTCCCCATCTGACCACTCATGTACGCTGTGAATTCCCAGAGTCCCAGCAGGGAAAGCATCTACTGTCCATGGACCAGCGCTCCTGTCAAGACATTTATGGCAGCTTGGCCTTCGTGGTCTGTTCATTATTCACTGTGATGCTTACTGTTGTTCCTCTGCTGAAGCATCTGTATGGCTGGGATGTGTGGTACTGCTTACAGGTGCTGTGGGCTGGACACAAAGGATACTCTCAACTGCCTGGAAAAGATTCCTGTCATCACTATgatgcttttgttgtgtttgacaCCAGGAATGGGGCAGTAAGGGACTGGGTCTACAATGAACTGACTGTTAATCTGGAGAGATCTGGAAACAGAAGATTTTCCCTTTGTTTGGAGGAAAGAGATTGGATTCCTGGAATTTCATGTATCGACAACCTACATATGGCTGTCAAGAACAGTGGGAAGACGGTTTTTGTGCTAGCCAGAGGTGCACATGGAGCTGAGATGATAAATGGTGTGATGCAGCAGGCTTTCTTCATGGTTCAACAAAGGCTTCTGGATGAGAAG ATGGATACAGCCGTGCTGGTTCTATTGGATGAGATGTTTCCGAAACTCAAGTACCTTCAACTGCGAAAGAGACTGTGCAGAAAATCTGTGCTGTCCTGGCCAAGAAATCCCAAGGCTCAACCTCTTTTCTGGAATCAAATGAGGATTGCACTGGCTTTAGATAACCTGAAACTGTATGATAGGAACATGAGTGAAAGCTTTATGTAA